In the genome of bacterium, one region contains:
- a CDS encoding site-specific DNA-methyltransferase, producing MNKEEYLNKIIQGDALSILKTLPDEIVDLGITSPPYNKGEDKRGWLVKNVQYSGATDKLPEDLYQKNQINVLNEIFRITKPRGSFFYNHKIRWEKGEMLHPMDWLRKTRWTIKQEIIWDRMIAANIRGWRFWQVEERIYWLYKPERKNLIGEELKPKHALLSSIWRFQPEQKNPHPAPFPLALPIRVIYSVMDENKGIIIDPYCGSGTTLVSAKILGQDFIGIEMSDDYIKYAKNRLENYKNEIKYAHYEKLQHIVTKTFKERKERGEFTGRYRKNNTINIPEQRTLELFEDVKVSSIGMMGI from the coding sequence ATGAATAAAGAGGAATATCTAAATAAAATTATTCAGGGAGATGCTTTGTCTATTTTAAAAACATTGCCCGATGAGATTGTTGATCTGGGAATAACCTCACCACCCTATAACAAAGGTGAAGATAAAAGAGGATGGCTGGTTAAAAATGTCCAATATTCAGGTGCAACAGATAAATTACCCGAGGATTTATATCAGAAAAATCAAATAAATGTTTTAAATGAGATTTTTAGAATTACTAAACCTCGTGGTTCTTTTTTCTATAACCATAAAATCAGGTGGGAGAAGGGGGAAATGCTTCATCCAATGGATTGGTTAAGAAAAACAAGGTGGACAATTAAACAAGAGATAATTTGGGATAGGATGATTGCAGCAAACATAAGGGGATGGAGGTTTTGGCAGGTTGAAGAAAGGATTTATTGGCTTTATAAACCCGAAAGGAAAAATTTAATCGGTGAGGAATTAAAGCCAAAGCATGCTTTATTAAGCTCAATATGGAGATTTCAGCCCGAGCAAAAAAATCCCCATCCCGCACCATTTCCCCTAGCACTTCCAATCAGGGTAATCTATTCTGTTATGGATGAAAATAAGGGAATAATCATTGACCCCTATTGTGGAAGTGGAACTACTTTGGTTTCAGCAAAGATACTGGGGCAGGATTTTATAGGCATAGAAATGTCGGATGATTACATTAAATATGCCAAAAATAGATTGGAGAACTATAAGAATGAGATAAAATATGCCCATTATGAAAAATTACAACATATAGTAACAAAGACATTTAAAGAAAGAAAAGAGAGGGGGGAATTTACTGGCAGATACAGAAAAAATAATACAATAAATATCCCAGAACAAAGAACATTAGAATTGTTTGAGGATGTTAAGGTTTCCTCAATTGGAATGATGGGAATATAA
- a CDS encoding ATP-binding cassette domain-containing protein: MIKIEDIYKSFRKNEVLKGVSLNIEEGKTYVILGRSGCGKSVLLKIITGLMKPDKGRIIIFGKDIASISEDELIKTRQMFSVVFQESALFDFLNVFENVGFFLIEHTNLNKADIMARVKHSLSLVGLSGIESLYPVSLSGGMKKRVALARAIITNPKIILYDEPTTGQDPITGSEIGYLMKDLSNRLNVTSIVVTHDIALSYSIADRISMLYNGKIIIEAMPDEIKQSNNPHIRQFITGGKEG, translated from the coding sequence ATGATTAAAATAGAGGATATTTATAAAAGCTTTAGGAAAAATGAGGTATTAAAGGGTGTATCCCTTAATATAGAGGAAGGAAAGACCTATGTTATCTTGGGAAGGTCTGGTTGCGGAAAAAGCGTTCTTTTAAAGATAATTACAGGCCTGATGAAACCAGACAAAGGAAGGATAATTATCTTTGGGAAAGACATAGCAAGTATTTCAGAGGATGAGCTTATAAAGACAAGGCAGATGTTTAGCGTTGTATTTCAAGAATCTGCACTTTTTGATTTTCTAAATGTCTTTGAGAATGTTGGATTTTTTCTTATTGAGCATACTAATTTAAATAAGGCTGATATAATGGCTAGGGTAAAACATAGTCTCTCCCTTGTTGGTCTTTCAGGCATTGAAAGCCTATATCCTGTAAGCCTTTCTGGAGGGATGAAAAAAAGGGTTGCTCTGGCAAGGGCTATAATTACGAATCCAAAGATAATCTTATACGATGAGCCAACCACAGGGCAAGACCCTATTACAGGGTCTGAGATAGGCTATCTTATGAAAGACCTCTCAAACAGGCTTAATGTTACATCCATTGTTGTAACCCATGATATAGCCCTTTCTTATTCTATTGCAGATAGAATATCTATGCTTTACAATGGAAAAATTATTATTGAGGCAATGCCAGATGAAATAAAACAAAGCAATAATCCTCATATTAGGCAATTTATCACAGGAGGGAAAGAAGGATGA
- a CDS encoding MlaD family protein translates to MKDELKIGIFVGIGLFILAFLIIAIGDVKIGQKGYTFTIRFNYVSGIRDGAPVMVSGMDAGVVKELYLKNNKVYVKVWVKKDVEIPSDSMVTVNTLGLLGEKYVEITLGKSLSKVKNGDFLVGINPVNISEILERSEIVVYKMERTVTIIDKLMGEKEVLENLENSLKNLAIITKDSSDIISGNKREIIKAINNISIASKAIADITKENKENIRSCIVELKEASLSLQKTAKSIDRETLSNSISNFNKATERFNKIAGVVKPDELKSAISSFNEAADNLNTILKKNEKSISDGASSFNKAMTDLGRLIKEVEKGSSNITEASKSLSNTGKNLEELSADLKKNPWKLLKKQ, encoded by the coding sequence ATGAAAGATGAACTAAAAATAGGCATATTTGTTGGAATTGGCCTTTTTATATTGGCTTTTCTTATTATTGCCATTGGTGATGTAAAGATTGGCCAGAAAGGATATACCTTTACCATAAGGTTTAATTATGTATCTGGGATTAGGGATGGTGCACCTGTAATGGTCTCTGGAATGGATGCAGGCGTTGTAAAGGAGCTTTATCTTAAGAATAATAAGGTGTATGTAAAGGTATGGGTAAAAAAGGATGTAGAGATTCCATCTGACTCAATGGTTACTGTAAATACACTAGGCCTTCTTGGAGAGAAATATGTTGAGATAACCCTTGGAAAAAGCCTCTCTAAAGTAAAAAACGGCGATTTTCTGGTTGGTATTAACCCGGTAAATATCTCTGAAATTCTTGAAAGGTCAGAAATTGTTGTCTATAAGATGGAGCGAACAGTAACAATCATTGATAAGCTTATGGGAGAAAAGGAAGTGTTAGAAAACCTTGAAAACTCCCTTAAGAACCTTGCTATAATTACAAAGGATTCATCAGACATTATATCGGGAAATAAGAGAGAAATCATCAAAGCAATTAACAACATTTCCATTGCTTCAAAGGCTATTGCTGATATAACAAAGGAGAATAAGGAGAATATAAGGTCTTGTATTGTTGAATTAAAGGAAGCATCTTTATCTTTACAAAAAACAGCAAAGTCTATAGACAGGGAGACTTTATCAAACAGTATCAGCAATTTTAATAAAGCAACAGAAAGGTTTAATAAAATTGCAGGGGTCGTAAAGCCAGATGAATTAAAATCTGCAATATCTTCCTTTAATGAAGCAGCTGATAACTTAAATACAATTTTAAAGAAAAATGAAAAATCCATCTCAGATGGTGCATCTTCATTTAACAAGGCTATGACTGATTTAGGAAGGCTGATTAAAGAGGTAGAAAAGGGCTCTTCAAATATAACAGAAGCTTCAAAATCCCTTTCAAATACAGGAAAAAACCTAGAAGAGCTATCAGCTGACCTGAAAAAGAATCCCTGGAAGCTGCTTAAAAAGCAATAG
- the fliN gene encoding flagellar motor switch protein FliN, translating to MAEEASITKEELDALLGEMGGKEKAISPIEEERLENIYSGAMLSATEVLSKVLNKQVKIENPDVKTLTSEELETELPKNAIVVETEHTEGLKGMTYMILLKEHGATMADLATGGDGTKPPEELTEVYLGALADAIGKMIEAANSSLSTKLGRQILSTHPPKVRIIDFEKQKTELDILKESQLVKINYNLNVGDLFEGDFIQLVPVDMAKPIVEGIEEKETPSVIPTGPVQFAEARPTMPEMPSNIQLLMDVPVEISVELGKTNKNISDLLKIGEGYIMELDKMAGEPVDVLVNGRLVAKASVVVIDENFGVRITSIITPKERLSSLQ from the coding sequence ATGGCAGAAGAAGCATCAATTACAAAAGAAGAATTAGACGCCCTTCTTGGTGAGATGGGAGGAAAGGAAAAAGCTATCTCGCCAATTGAGGAAGAAAGGCTTGAAAACATCTATAGTGGAGCAATGCTTTCTGCTACAGAGGTTCTTTCCAAGGTTCTAAATAAACAGGTAAAAATAGAAAACCCAGATGTAAAAACCCTAACATCTGAAGAATTAGAAACAGAGCTTCCAAAAAATGCTATTGTTGTTGAGACAGAACATACAGAAGGATTAAAGGGAATGACCTATATGATTTTATTAAAAGAGCATGGTGCGACAATGGCAGACCTAGCAACAGGAGGGGACGGAACAAAGCCACCAGAGGAGCTAACAGAGGTATATCTTGGTGCCCTTGCTGATGCAATAGGAAAGATGATTGAGGCGGCAAATTCTTCTTTATCAACAAAGCTAGGAAGGCAAATTTTATCTACCCATCCTCCAAAGGTAAGAATTATTGACTTTGAAAAGCAAAAGACAGAGCTTGATATACTAAAAGAATCCCAGCTTGTAAAGATAAATTACAACCTTAATGTTGGCGATCTATTTGAAGGAGATTTCATTCAGCTTGTCCCTGTTGATATGGCAAAGCCCATTGTGGAAGGTATAGAAGAAAAAGAAACTCCATCTGTAATTCCTACAGGCCCTGTCCAATTTGCAGAAGCCCGTCCAACTATGCCAGAGATGCCATCCAATATCCAGCTTTTAATGGATGTTCCTGTTGAAATAAGTGTAGAGCTTGGAAAGACAAACAAAAACATCTCTGACCTTTTAAAGATAGGAGAAGGGTATATAATGGAGCTTGATAAAATGGCAGGCGAACCTGTTGATGTATTGGTTAATGGAAGGCTTGTCGCAAAAGCCTCTGTTGTTGTTATTGATGAGAATTTTGGGGTAAGGATAACAAGCATTATAACGCCAAAGGAAAGGCTTTCTTCTCTACAATGA
- a CDS encoding flagellar biosynthetic protein FliO codes for MKTLPLAATPTFTLASPSDINIFWIIIKIALYLGFVALLAFLIVFVFKRKRRPSEEGIIQVIAIKTIAPGRYIQIIEILNRILILGIGENINLLSEIKDKEEIDLIKAELSKERGRKNPDIPFANYLFKKKIDFLETESERLKNIEK; via the coding sequence ATGAAAACCCTTCCCCTTGCGGCTACACCAACATTTACCCTGGCATCGCCATCTGATATTAACATATTCTGGATTATTATAAAAATTGCTTTATATCTTGGATTTGTTGCTCTTCTTGCTTTTCTTATTGTTTTTGTTTTCAAAAGAAAAAGAAGGCCTTCTGAGGAAGGTATTATCCAGGTAATCGCTATAAAAACAATTGCACCAGGAAGATATATCCAAATTATTGAGATTCTGAATAGAATCCTTATACTTGGTATAGGTGAAAACATTAATCTCCTTTCCGAGATAAAGGATAAAGAGGAAATTGACCTTATAAAAGCAGAATTGAGCAAAGAAAGGGGAAGGAAAAATCCAGATATTCCATTTGCAAACTACCTCTTTAAAAAGAAGATAGATTTTCTTGAGACAGAAAGTGAGAGGTTAAAAAATATAGAAAAATGA
- the yajC gene encoding preprotein translocase subunit YajC, whose protein sequence is MNAQAPGILFSLFPFIIIIALFYLLIIMPQQKKDNEHKKMINSLKKGDKIITIGGICGTIYDVGEKSIILEIAPKIRIECLKTGILSKQ, encoded by the coding sequence ATGAATGCACAAGCACCAGGAATTTTATTTTCTCTCTTTCCATTTATCATCATTATAGCCCTATTCTATCTTTTAATAATTATGCCACAACAAAAAAAGGATAACGAGCATAAGAAGATGATTAATAGCTTAAAAAAGGGTGATAAAATTATAACAATAGGTGGAATTTGTGGGACAATTTATGATGTAGGTGAAAAAAGTATAATTTTAGAAATTGCTCCAAAAATAAGGATTGAATGCCTTAAAACAGGAATTTTGTCAAAACAATAA